A genomic segment from Luteolibacter ambystomatis encodes:
- a CDS encoding nucleoid-associated protein, whose product MAAKIRFTSASATRLVLAKVGHPQREEPLQTSKQVFHVDEADQEVLTAIFLKPFKNLSGHRFSHHSSLDQHEMNSLATAIFNSEDGLLERGCDIAKRLYSKSNHPNIKSGDLCISFIRDIEVNGELVQGICILKSESVVPFLSISTKDGDLELHTEQGINPEKIDKGCLILNHHAQKGYHVLTFDRSGAESRFWVRDFLGVVPVTDPSFLTNKYADMAVAFVKKEEKAKKEARKEQAPEETEPGDDTPPWGTHSAARDAISYFEEKENFSLQEFEEQVLKTPEAVEKFKRHRAEVERDQGHTFDDSFQISKKDVNKAKKKIAAVVKLDTGVEIHLKPTLSGEADSVLERGFDEDKKMKFIKVYFNEDLS is encoded by the coding sequence ATGGCTGCCAAGATCCGCTTCACCTCCGCATCCGCCACCCGTCTCGTCCTCGCCAAAGTGGGCCACCCGCAGCGCGAGGAACCCTTGCAGACCTCCAAGCAGGTCTTCCATGTGGATGAGGCGGATCAGGAGGTGCTGACGGCGATCTTCCTGAAGCCGTTCAAGAACCTCTCCGGTCATCGCTTCAGCCATCATTCCTCGCTCGATCAGCACGAGATGAACTCGCTGGCGACGGCGATTTTCAATTCGGAGGATGGGTTGCTGGAGCGCGGCTGCGACATCGCGAAGCGCCTCTACTCGAAGTCGAACCATCCGAACATCAAGTCCGGCGATCTCTGCATCTCCTTCATCAGGGATATCGAGGTGAATGGCGAGCTGGTGCAGGGTATCTGCATTCTCAAATCGGAGAGCGTGGTGCCGTTCCTGAGCATCTCCACGAAGGACGGCGACCTCGAACTCCACACCGAGCAGGGCATCAATCCGGAGAAGATCGACAAGGGTTGCCTGATCCTGAACCACCATGCGCAAAAGGGCTACCATGTCCTGACCTTCGACCGCTCCGGTGCGGAGTCGCGCTTCTGGGTGCGTGACTTCCTCGGCGTGGTGCCGGTGACCGATCCTTCATTCCTGACCAACAAATACGCGGACATGGCGGTGGCCTTCGTGAAGAAGGAAGAGAAGGCAAAGAAGGAAGCGCGCAAGGAACAGGCTCCGGAGGAAACCGAGCCGGGCGATGACACGCCGCCATGGGGCACCCACAGCGCGGCCCGGGATGCGATCTCCTATTTCGAGGAAAAGGAGAACTTCAGTCTCCAGGAATTCGAGGAGCAGGTGCTCAAGACTCCGGAGGCGGTGGAAAAATTCAAGCGCCACCGCGCCGAGGTGGAGCGGGATCAAGGTCACACATTCGATGATTCCTTCCAAATTTCCAAGAAGGACGTGAACAAGGCGAAGAAGAAGATCGCTGCGGTAGTGAAGCTGGACACCGGCGTGGAGATTCATTTGAAGCCCACGCTTTCCGGTGAGGCGGATTCGGTGTTGGAACGTGGCTTCGACGAGGACAAGAAGATGAAGTTCATCAAGGTCTACTTCAACGAGGACCTGTCTTGA
- a CDS encoding autotransporter-associated beta strand repeat-containing protein, which produces MPRKPLVAAALLLGNQTFHAQASIPAFPGAEGFGALAVGGRGGDVYHVTNLNSSGAGSLAYGIANAPAAGRTIVFDVSGYIHVPGSNLRMTQNKVTIAGQTAPGDGIGLKDGTFRISADDVVIRHLRFRHGKYGSGGDCIDLDSNSTRSVLDHISMQFSTDENMSSFSSPPEDLTLQWAVNAWGLESHSCGGLWDQNHATAHHTLWAHNHTRNPKARPGTLDWINNVTFDWDIGFIMGDSETPASWKANVRNNYFLSPPGNLRSKALEKASLDRNGVPNFSLYLNGCLHDADGDGILNGTDKGYGIASGSYNTSATPFPSSAVAVTMDNALTAYKKVVSQGGALRLSVDASQTLRDEVDTILFAALTGQVHKHVTRESETGASNAGFGTLASASSPIDSDQDGMPDYWEQALGFNPAVDDHNTAFTGSGGVITGTTFFPASTPLGYTRLEEYLHFLAIPHGVVAKSTGSAPTSISIDLRKFTLGFPNTPVFTLSGVTGGAAVQSGTGGAIVTFNPTVNTSGRARFEFTVTDADGSTWTQTCGILVSSSALPRDLKWKGDGTSNLWDTSSLNFQQGSTVTAFGNGDRLVFDDTGSTSPSVSIPSTVSPGSMDVIASANYTFTGAGSIGSTGPLLKRGTGTLSLSNSATNGFSAVTVEEGTLALNSAGAAGTAPIRMNGGALTLNAASNGTISNALQFDTDTTITVQSQHNETGNWTGAGNVTVNGNYLWTVGGTWTGYTGRLTLGAGGPRIRLNGGFGSPAVAVDLGTNGQLMNRNGSATSYDIGSLSGASGSTLSGAQSVVAASTYSIGAKGESTIFSGAIVNGTGNAATNIIKTGAGSLTLAGTSTHTGTTTVNAGTLSITGALGSTAITVANGGTLAGTGSVTGPVTLQSGGILSPGTAATPAGVLQVAGGVTLPNGSVLPFDLSSSSSGGNDRVAMQGGTLTASGTLNFKFRLTDGLLGPGTYPLIDGATGSAISGLSLTHNLPTTGTRQTFALGRSASGSNPSSIWLTVTGNAASLVWKGNTNGNWDLNTTSNWTNGGVASTYYNFDALTFDDTATTAMLTLASPVAPRSMIVDNSSKAYTLAGHAISGTGKLTKRGTNTLTLSPVGVTLDSGTTASSATVTVVTTNLAAGMSVTGPGIPAGTVIAAIVDGGTLTLSQNATATASPVALRYVAMNSWTGGTDIEGGTIQFTNDDGNAYGLGPGPITFKGGTLSMYRNSATYNSATYNFVVPAGQTGTFNADDRCDLYGTLTGGGTLDFRIPYVRTTLYGDWSGFTGKLRVIDSTNNGGDLRFGPSYGYPGFPNAAVELTANTTAYYVGTLSGGDGTTVSIGEVSGDASAYLMGGATGGRFLTYRIGGIGTNATFAGVIADQNVYCPTSVVKTGSGTWTLSGNSTYGGRTTVEQGVLKVTGSLTSLNTLEVANGAALQLEGGTLALDTVTAGAGAIMSAYGTVTGDLVGGGALSLRGYGTGTGGPLVVGGSLTLPDGGLLQARIGASADSVSVAGDLSMGGILNLSVPAGTAAGRYPLFTVSGSVQVGAVSLTGAPSGLTAVLDTTVAGQVAVVLAGPYEQWRFSKFGSYSSLESDPNADPDSDGQSNQVEFLAGTLPKNPASRFSASVAKEGAGFKVSWNSVAGKSYQVEAATMLSSGWAVIATKTATATTTDYTDASGLPKRFYRVKVVP; this is translated from the coding sequence ATGCCACGAAAGCCCCTCGTCGCGGCAGCGCTGCTGCTCGGCAATCAAACCTTCCATGCCCAGGCCTCCATTCCCGCCTTCCCCGGAGCGGAGGGCTTTGGCGCGCTCGCCGTCGGCGGACGTGGGGGTGACGTGTATCATGTGACGAATCTCAATTCGAGCGGTGCGGGTTCGCTGGCCTATGGCATCGCCAATGCGCCCGCGGCCGGGCGCACGATCGTCTTCGATGTCAGCGGCTACATTCATGTGCCGGGGTCCAACCTGCGGATGACCCAGAACAAGGTCACCATCGCGGGCCAGACGGCACCGGGGGATGGCATCGGTCTGAAGGACGGCACCTTCCGCATCTCAGCGGATGACGTGGTGATCCGCCATCTGCGCTTCCGCCATGGCAAGTATGGCTCCGGCGGAGACTGCATCGACTTGGACAGCAACTCGACGCGCTCGGTGCTGGATCACATCTCGATGCAGTTCAGCACGGACGAAAACATGTCCAGCTTCAGCAGTCCGCCGGAGGATCTGACGCTCCAGTGGGCGGTCAATGCCTGGGGCTTGGAATCCCATTCCTGCGGCGGCTTGTGGGACCAGAACCACGCCACCGCCCATCACACACTGTGGGCGCACAACCACACCCGCAACCCGAAGGCCAGACCCGGCACGCTCGACTGGATCAACAACGTCACCTTCGATTGGGACATCGGTTTCATCATGGGGGACTCCGAGACTCCTGCGAGCTGGAAGGCGAACGTCCGCAACAACTATTTCCTCAGCCCGCCGGGCAACCTGCGCTCCAAGGCGCTGGAGAAAGCCAGCCTCGACCGCAATGGCGTGCCGAACTTCAGCCTCTACCTGAACGGCTGCCTGCATGATGCCGATGGAGATGGCATTCTCAATGGCACCGACAAGGGCTACGGCATCGCCTCCGGCTCCTACAACACTTCCGCCACGCCATTCCCCTCCAGTGCCGTGGCGGTGACCATGGACAATGCCCTGACGGCTTACAAAAAGGTGGTGTCGCAGGGTGGCGCGCTGCGGCTCTCCGTGGATGCCTCGCAGACGCTGCGCGATGAGGTTGATACGATCCTCTTCGCCGCCCTGACCGGGCAGGTTCACAAGCATGTGACCCGTGAATCGGAAACCGGTGCCTCGAATGCCGGTTTTGGCACGCTGGCGTCCGCGAGCTCGCCCATCGACAGCGATCAGGATGGGATGCCGGACTACTGGGAGCAGGCGCTGGGATTCAATCCCGCTGTCGATGACCACAATACCGCCTTCACCGGATCGGGTGGTGTGATCACCGGAACGACCTTCTTCCCCGCATCCACTCCGCTGGGCTACACCCGGCTGGAGGAGTATCTCCATTTCCTCGCCATCCCGCATGGAGTGGTGGCGAAGAGCACCGGGTCCGCGCCGACTTCGATCAGCATCGATCTGCGCAAGTTCACGCTCGGTTTTCCAAACACTCCGGTTTTCACGCTTTCCGGAGTCACCGGTGGCGCCGCCGTGCAATCCGGGACCGGTGGCGCGATCGTGACTTTCAATCCGACGGTCAACACGTCAGGGCGCGCGCGTTTTGAGTTCACGGTAACGGATGCGGATGGCAGCACCTGGACACAGACCTGCGGCATTCTTGTCAGTTCCAGTGCCTTGCCGCGTGATCTCAAATGGAAGGGCGATGGCACCAGCAATCTATGGGACACTTCCTCGCTGAATTTCCAGCAGGGCAGCACGGTCACCGCGTTCGGCAATGGCGACCGGCTGGTGTTCGATGACACAGGGTCCACGTCACCATCGGTTTCCATTCCTTCCACGGTCTCGCCCGGCTCCATGGATGTCATTGCTTCGGCGAACTACACTTTCACCGGTGCGGGTTCGATCGGGAGTACGGGGCCTCTGCTCAAGCGGGGAACCGGGACTCTGTCTCTGTCGAACTCGGCCACCAATGGCTTCTCCGCGGTAACGGTGGAGGAAGGAACGCTGGCTCTCAATTCCGCGGGAGCGGCGGGCACGGCTCCCATCCGCATGAACGGCGGGGCTCTCACGCTGAATGCCGCCTCGAACGGGACGATTTCCAATGCGCTGCAATTCGACACCGACACCACGATCACCGTCCAGTCCCAGCACAATGAAACCGGCAACTGGACCGGCGCGGGCAATGTCACGGTGAATGGCAACTACCTGTGGACGGTGGGCGGGACGTGGACCGGCTACACCGGACGGCTGACCTTGGGAGCGGGTGGACCGCGCATCCGGCTCAATGGCGGCTTCGGCAGTCCCGCCGTGGCGGTGGATCTCGGGACGAACGGCCAGCTGATGAATCGCAATGGCAGCGCGACCAGCTACGACATCGGTTCGTTGTCCGGCGCATCGGGCAGCACCTTGAGCGGAGCGCAGAGCGTGGTGGCGGCCAGCACCTACAGCATCGGGGCAAAGGGGGAGAGCACGATTTTCTCCGGTGCGATCGTCAATGGCACGGGAAACGCGGCGACGAACATCATCAAGACCGGCGCGGGCAGCCTCACGCTGGCGGGAACCAGCACGCATACCGGCACCACCACGGTGAACGCCGGGACTCTTTCGATCACAGGCGCGCTTGGAAGTACGGCAATCACCGTAGCCAATGGCGGCACCCTTGCGGGCACCGGCTCGGTCACCGGTCCGGTCACGCTCCAGAGCGGGGGCATCTTGTCCCCCGGGACCGCCGCCACTCCGGCGGGAGTGCTCCAGGTGGCAGGCGGCGTCACTCTGCCGAATGGCTCCGTGCTGCCTTTCGATCTCTCGTCGTCGTCCTCCGGCGGCAACGACCGTGTCGCCATGCAAGGTGGTACATTGACGGCTTCCGGCACGCTCAATTTCAAATTCCGCCTCACCGATGGATTGCTCGGACCGGGGACCTATCCGCTGATCGATGGAGCCACCGGCAGTGCGATCTCCGGCCTCAGTCTGACCCACAATCTTCCCACCACCGGCACCCGCCAGACTTTCGCGCTCGGACGCTCCGCCTCGGGCAGCAATCCTTCCTCGATCTGGCTGACCGTGACCGGCAATGCCGCCTCGCTGGTATGGAAGGGGAATACCAACGGCAACTGGGATCTCAATACGACCTCGAACTGGACCAACGGTGGCGTGGCTTCCACCTACTATAACTTTGATGCGCTGACCTTCGATGACACCGCCACCACAGCCATGCTCACGCTGGCCAGTCCGGTGGCTCCGCGTTCGATGATCGTGGACAATAGCAGCAAGGCCTACACTTTGGCCGGTCACGCGATTTCGGGCACTGGCAAGCTCACCAAACGCGGCACGAACACGCTCACGCTCTCCCCGGTGGGTGTGACCCTCGATTCGGGAACGACGGCTTCAAGCGCCACTGTGACAGTGGTCACCACCAACCTCGCCGCAGGCATGAGTGTGACCGGCCCAGGCATTCCGGCGGGCACGGTGATCGCCGCCATCGTTGATGGTGGTACGCTGACGCTTTCACAGAATGCCACGGCCACCGCGTCTCCGGTTGCATTGCGTTATGTGGCGATGAACTCGTGGACGGGCGGCACCGACATCGAAGGCGGCACCATCCAGTTCACGAATGATGATGGTAATGCGTATGGACTCGGACCGGGTCCCATCACCTTCAAGGGCGGGACCTTGTCGATGTACCGGAATTCCGCCACCTACAACAGCGCGACCTACAACTTCGTCGTGCCCGCCGGACAAACCGGCACGTTCAATGCGGACGACCGCTGCGATCTCTATGGCACCCTGACCGGTGGCGGAACGTTGGATTTCCGCATCCCCTACGTCCGCACGACCCTCTATGGCGATTGGTCGGGCTTCACCGGCAAGCTGCGGGTGATCGACTCCACCAACAATGGTGGCGATCTCCGGTTCGGCCCATCGTACGGTTATCCCGGCTTTCCGAACGCGGCGGTCGAGCTGACCGCCAATACCACGGCGTATTACGTCGGCACGCTTTCCGGTGGCGATGGAACGACCGTTTCCATCGGAGAGGTATCCGGTGACGCGAGCGCCTATCTGATGGGCGGTGCCACCGGTGGACGCTTTCTCACTTATCGCATCGGCGGCATTGGCACGAACGCCACCTTCGCGGGTGTGATCGCGGACCAGAACGTCTATTGTCCGACCTCGGTCGTGAAGACGGGCAGCGGCACATGGACTCTTTCCGGGAATTCCACCTATGGCGGTCGCACCACGGTGGAGCAGGGGGTGCTCAAGGTCACAGGCTCGCTCACCAGCCTGAACACGCTGGAAGTGGCGAACGGGGCCGCGCTGCAACTGGAAGGCGGCACGCTGGCACTCGATACGGTGACCGCCGGAGCCGGTGCGATCATGAGTGCCTACGGGACCGTGACCGGTGATCTGGTGGGTGGAGGTGCGCTATCCCTCCGGGGCTACGGCACCGGGACGGGCGGGCCGTTGGTGGTCGGGGGCAGCCTGACGCTGCCGGATGGAGGATTGCTTCAGGCACGTATCGGAGCCTCGGCGGACTCGGTGTCGGTGGCTGGTGATCTGTCGATGGGAGGGATTCTCAATCTGTCCGTACCAGCGGGAACCGCCGCGGGGCGCTATCCGTTGTTCACGGTGTCCGGCAGTGTGCAGGTGGGAGCGGTGTCCCTCACGGGAGCTCCATCGGGTTTGACAGCAGTGCTGGATACCACCGTGGCTGGACAGGTGGCGGTCGTGCTGGCGGGACCGTACGAGCAGTGGCGCTTTTCCAAGTTCGGGAGTTACTCGTCATTGGAGTCCGACCCCAATGCCGATCCGGACAGTGACGGGCAGAGCAATCAGGTGGAATTTCTCGCGGGCACCTTGCCGAAGAACCCCGCCTCGCGTTTCAGCGCATCCGTGGCCAAGGAGGGTGCTGGCTTCAAAGTGTCCTGGAATTCGGTGGCCGGGAAATCCTATCAGGTGGAGGCCGCTACGATGTTGTCCTCCGGGTGGGCCGTGATTGCGACAAAAACCGCGACGGCGACGACCACCGACTACACGGATGCCAGCGGACTGCCGAAGCGGTTTTACCGGGTGAAAGTGGTTCCGTGA
- a CDS encoding pectinesterase family protein, giving the protein MIRGFIAWLFAGTATVLAASQTLVVDPTDGKAFPTVKLAIDAAVARAAKHAGECRIVIKPGIYREKLVVPKEAGEISLEGEDESKTVIVFGDGADTPRPEGGTVGTFDSATVTFRCPKIRASHLTFENSRGKGSQAVAVSLACERGEFRNCRLLGSQDTLLIQSGAHLFDRCRIEGDVDFIFGAGIGYFHACEIHVKDNGYITAASTPENQAYGFVFDHCAISVAPAAKRVYLGRPWRPYSAVAYLNCTLGKGIAPEGWDNWRNPENEKTARYAEFQNTGEGASIIRRVAWSRQLAAEEAAACTMRAVLGWEPKW; this is encoded by the coding sequence ATGATACGCGGCTTCATCGCCTGGCTTTTCGCGGGAACGGCAACCGTTCTCGCGGCTTCGCAGACTCTTGTGGTCGATCCTACGGACGGCAAGGCATTCCCGACCGTGAAGCTGGCGATCGATGCCGCGGTGGCGCGCGCGGCGAAGCATGCCGGCGAATGCCGGATTGTCATCAAGCCGGGAATCTATCGCGAGAAACTGGTGGTTCCGAAGGAAGCGGGCGAGATCTCCCTGGAAGGAGAGGATGAGAGCAAGACCGTGATTGTCTTCGGCGATGGCGCGGACACACCGCGACCGGAAGGCGGGACGGTCGGCACCTTTGACAGCGCCACGGTGACCTTCCGCTGTCCGAAGATCCGGGCGAGCCACCTCACGTTTGAGAACTCCCGCGGCAAGGGCAGCCAGGCCGTGGCGGTATCGCTGGCATGCGAGCGGGGCGAGTTCCGGAACTGCCGGCTGCTGGGCAGCCAGGACACGCTGCTGATCCAGTCCGGGGCGCATCTTTTCGATCGCTGCCGGATCGAGGGTGATGTGGATTTCATCTTTGGGGCGGGCATCGGTTACTTTCATGCGTGCGAGATCCATGTGAAGGACAATGGCTACATCACTGCCGCCTCGACTCCGGAGAATCAGGCATATGGCTTCGTGTTCGATCATTGTGCCATTTCAGTCGCGCCTGCGGCGAAGCGCGTCTATCTCGGGCGTCCCTGGCGCCCGTACTCGGCGGTTGCCTACCTGAATTGCACGCTGGGCAAGGGAATCGCTCCGGAGGGATGGGACAACTGGCGGAATCCTGAAAACGAGAAGACGGCCCGATATGCCGAATTCCAGAATACAGGCGAGGGAGCTTCCATCATCCGGCGCGTGGCTTGGTCGCGGCAGTTGGCGGCCGAAGAAGCGGCCGCTTGCACCATGAGAGCCGTGCTCGGCTGGGAACCGAAATGGTGA
- a CDS encoding class I SAM-dependent methyltransferase produces MTILSGGCRKTGTSAAVAAPPPAVTAPAPPPPTAYTFATGSPDGIGKFFHGREIAKVMGHPAIGWLERDEREKEEAPTKAIAALSLKPDAVIADIGAGSGYYSFRISPQVPQGRVVAVDIQPEMLDFLRNKSRELGITNVEPHLGAVDGVQLPAASLDAALMVDAYHEFSQPAEMLASLRHALKSGGKVYLLEFRGEDPEVPIKILHKMTEAQARLEFEAAGFRFVSNSTALPWQHLLVFENP; encoded by the coding sequence ATGACCATCCTCTCCGGAGGATGTCGCAAAACGGGCACATCCGCGGCCGTAGCGGCCCCTCCTCCAGCGGTCACCGCACCTGCACCACCACCTCCTACGGCATACACCTTCGCGACGGGAAGTCCTGATGGCATCGGCAAGTTCTTCCATGGCCGGGAGATCGCCAAGGTCATGGGCCATCCCGCCATCGGCTGGCTGGAACGCGACGAGCGCGAGAAGGAAGAGGCCCCCACGAAGGCCATCGCCGCCCTCTCCCTGAAGCCGGATGCGGTGATCGCGGACATCGGCGCGGGCTCCGGCTACTACAGTTTCCGTATTTCCCCGCAGGTCCCGCAGGGCAGGGTCGTGGCCGTGGACATCCAGCCGGAGATGCTCGATTTCCTCCGCAACAAATCCCGCGAACTGGGCATCACCAATGTCGAGCCTCACCTCGGAGCCGTCGATGGCGTCCAACTCCCCGCCGCATCCCTGGACGCGGCCTTGATGGTGGATGCCTATCACGAATTCTCCCAGCCCGCGGAAATGCTGGCCTCCCTCCGTCACGCACTGAAGTCCGGAGGAAAGGTCTATCTGCTGGAGTTCCGTGGTGAGGATCCGGAGGTGCCGATCAAGATCCTCCACAAGATGACCGAGGCCCAGGCCCGGCTGGAATTCGAAGCCGCGGGCTTCCGCTTTGTCTCGAATTCCACCGCCCTTCCATGGCAGCATCTGCTCGTCTTCGAGAATCCATGA
- a CDS encoding sialate O-acetylesterase encodes MIRALLFLLCLACPLSAREVDVYLLGGQSNMQGIAKLTDLPQHQLTPAPGVLFWNGREFEPLVPGKTKSSKHEGEFGPELAFAHAIPTPGRPVFLVKYSASGMPLDPGWNADKWLGGEKPGRVNFYPGANRTDPNRGRLYSAMITCFGEAIGALYKHGDTPVIRGFLWMQGEQDAKHPLSAEHYPANLKLLRHRISEDLRVENLPIAFGQVLPHDPPLPRFIARDQIRRQMAACDMDSGSPLAIPRCRMISTNGFPIGTDTVHYNAKGQLLLGAALAKGVGEAMLSK; translated from the coding sequence ATGATCCGCGCGTTGCTCTTCCTTCTCTGTCTCGCCTGTCCGCTTTCAGCGCGGGAAGTGGATGTCTACCTCCTTGGCGGGCAGTCGAACATGCAGGGCATCGCGAAGCTCACCGATCTGCCGCAACATCAGCTCACTCCTGCCCCGGGGGTTCTATTCTGGAATGGCAGGGAATTCGAACCGCTTGTGCCCGGCAAAACGAAGTCTTCGAAACATGAAGGCGAATTCGGCCCTGAGCTCGCCTTCGCCCACGCGATCCCCACTCCGGGCCGCCCGGTGTTTCTAGTGAAATACTCCGCCAGCGGCATGCCCCTCGATCCCGGCTGGAATGCCGACAAGTGGCTCGGCGGCGAAAAGCCCGGACGCGTGAATTTTTATCCGGGTGCCAACCGCACCGATCCCAACCGCGGCCGCCTCTACTCGGCGATGATCACCTGCTTCGGTGAGGCGATCGGTGCGCTCTATAAGCACGGCGATACACCGGTGATCCGCGGCTTTCTCTGGATGCAGGGCGAGCAGGATGCCAAGCACCCCCTCTCCGCAGAGCACTATCCGGCAAACCTCAAGCTGCTGCGGCACCGGATCTCCGAGGACCTGCGTGTGGAGAATCTGCCGATAGCCTTCGGCCAGGTGCTGCCCCATGATCCGCCTCTGCCACGCTTCATCGCCCGCGACCAGATCCGGCGCCAGATGGCCGCCTGTGACATGGACTCCGGAAGTCCGCTCGCCATTCCCCGCTGCCGCATGATCTCCACCAACGGTTTTCCGATCGGCACCGACACCGTCCACTACAACGCCAAGGGGCAGTTGCTGCTGGGAGCCGCCCTGGCCAAAGGAGTCGGCGAGGCGATGCTCTCCAAATAA
- a CDS encoding DUF2252 domain-containing protein, which translates to MKPPHLADYRERLAAGRTLRLKLPRKELGTWQPAERDVVELIRHSNQDRVHKLVPLKMARMAASPFSFYRGTAFLMAGDLSSSPITGIHTQICGDAHVRNLGAYATQDDLFLFDVNDFDETTPGPWEWDLKRLAASIILVGREAGQSEDACADAVHQMAERYRKSMRAFARMPVLDLTRYAVMRSVGHGPVQRILRKAERKTPAQEMEKRTAPDGNGLPRFRELPLQTPVPEAVASRVIGSLKHYRETLTANRQSIFDAYHPSDVAFKIAGTGSVGSRDYVVLLFGNGPDDPLFLQVKEAFASCYTPYLPEVGVPAHHGQRVAQGQQRMQTVSDPFLGWTTIGDRHFLVRQVADRNAAIDPQDLKGKALLQYSLVCGEALAKAHARTGDPALLAGYLGKSEKFAKALAAFARTYADQVEKDHSTFTAAIADGRLQAAMI; encoded by the coding sequence ATGAAGCCGCCCCATCTCGCCGACTACCGTGAACGGCTCGCCGCCGGACGCACCCTGCGTTTGAAACTCCCCCGCAAGGAACTCGGTACCTGGCAACCGGCGGAGCGGGATGTGGTGGAACTGATCCGCCATTCCAATCAGGACCGCGTGCACAAACTGGTGCCCCTGAAGATGGCGCGTATGGCGGCCTCGCCGTTTTCGTTTTATCGCGGCACCGCCTTCCTGATGGCGGGTGATCTCTCGTCCTCTCCCATCACTGGTATTCACACGCAGATCTGTGGGGATGCCCATGTCCGCAACCTCGGCGCCTATGCCACGCAGGACGATCTGTTCCTCTTCGACGTGAATGATTTCGACGAGACCACACCCGGGCCATGGGAATGGGATCTCAAGCGGTTGGCCGCGTCCATCATCCTGGTCGGACGGGAAGCCGGACAGAGTGAAGATGCCTGCGCCGATGCGGTGCATCAGATGGCCGAACGCTACCGGAAGTCCATGCGGGCCTTCGCCCGGATGCCCGTTCTCGACCTCACCCGCTATGCCGTGATGCGCTCGGTGGGGCACGGGCCGGTGCAGCGCATTCTTCGCAAGGCCGAGCGCAAGACTCCCGCGCAGGAGATGGAAAAGCGCACCGCACCGGACGGGAACGGCCTGCCACGCTTCCGCGAGCTTCCCTTGCAAACACCGGTGCCGGAAGCCGTCGCAAGCCGGGTGATCGGTTCGCTCAAACACTATCGCGAGACTTTGACCGCCAACCGCCAGTCGATCTTCGATGCCTATCATCCATCCGATGTCGCCTTCAAGATCGCCGGCACCGGCAGCGTTGGCTCGCGGGACTACGTGGTCCTGTTGTTTGGAAACGGCCCGGACGATCCGCTGTTCCTCCAAGTGAAGGAAGCCTTCGCCTCCTGCTACACCCCCTACCTCCCGGAAGTCGGAGTGCCTGCTCATCACGGGCAGCGCGTGGCACAGGGCCAACAGCGCATGCAAACCGTGAGCGACCCATTCCTCGGCTGGACCACGATTGGAGACCGCCACTTCCTCGTGCGGCAGGTCGCGGACCGCAATGCCGCCATCGATCCACAGGATCTGAAGGGCAAAGCTTTGCTCCAGTATTCCCTCGTCTGTGGCGAGGCACTTGCCAAGGCCCACGCCCGCACCGGTGACCCGGCCTTGCTCGCCGGCTATCTGGGGAAATCGGAAAAATTCGCCAAAGCGCTCGCCGCGTTCGCCCGCACCTATGCGGATCAGGTCGAGAAGGACCACTCCACCTTCACCGCCGCCATCGCGGACGGCAGACTCCAGGCTGCGATGATCTGA
- a CDS encoding alpha/beta hydrolase, whose product MAFVCLGLASCATHVGHVGKSVPPVRTDYTVWRDITYTPSDWPEALQGDLYRPVAGEPAPAVLLLHYGGWTGEDHRNHMAPIARKLAGRGYVVFNITYRKAPRWIYPAQVEDIHQALLWMRVHAKENGIDATRIATYGYSAGAHLASLAGLLKHPYDEGIKAVVAGGDPADLTMVESGSMVADFLGGKKERIPRRYIEASPVYQVTKDSPPVFLYHGTMDGLVPPEHIRRFASALERKGISHEIYWLKGRGHITAFLFPGGAHDAAIDFLDRVLRKGD is encoded by the coding sequence ATGGCCTTTGTTTGTCTCGGCCTCGCCTCATGTGCGACGCATGTGGGCCACGTGGGAAAGTCCGTGCCACCGGTGAGGACGGACTATACGGTGTGGCGGGACATCACCTACACGCCGTCCGATTGGCCGGAGGCTTTGCAGGGGGATCTTTATCGGCCCGTGGCCGGGGAGCCTGCCCCCGCGGTATTGCTGCTGCATTATGGCGGATGGACTGGTGAGGATCACCGCAATCACATGGCTCCGATCGCCCGGAAGCTGGCCGGGCGGGGCTATGTGGTTTTCAATATCACGTATCGCAAGGCCCCGCGCTGGATTTATCCCGCGCAGGTCGAGGATATCCATCAGGCACTGTTATGGATGCGTGTGCATGCGAAGGAAAACGGCATCGATGCCACGCGGATCGCGACCTACGGCTATTCGGCGGGTGCTCATCTCGCCTCGCTGGCAGGATTGCTGAAGCATCCGTATGACGAGGGGATCAAGGCGGTGGTGGCGGGCGGTGATCCGGCCGACCTGACCATGGTGGAAAGTGGAAGCATGGTGGCGGACTTCCTCGGCGGGAAAAAGGAGCGCATTCCCCGGCGCTACATTGAGGCTTCACCCGTGTACCAGGTGACCAAGGACAGCCCTCCGGTATTTCTCTATCACGGTACGATGGACGGGCTGGTGCCTCCGGAGCACATCCGGAGATTTGCCAGCGCGCTGGAGAGGAAGGGGATTTCCCATGAGATCTATTGGCTCAAGGGCAGGGGACACATCACGGCATTCCTCTTCCCCGGTGGAGCCCACGATGCCGCGATCGATTTCCTGGACCGGGTGCTGAGGAAGGGGGATTGA